One genomic window of Ottowia oryzae includes the following:
- a CDS encoding LysR family transcriptional regulator, which translates to MPTSSLQALEAVARLQSFTRAGAALGVSTAAVSQHIRALESRVGVRLLERTSRRVHTTEAGQRLLDEVGPALATLSTSLQRLAADQHTPSGLLRINTSRLAARVFIEPVLDAFLARYPLIQLELFLDDTFADLVHGGFDAGIRLGDSIARDMVALPLDHGQRRITVASPDYLARCGTPRRAEDLLAHRCIHFRMPGSGRIEPWVLMVGGKPVKVEVNAALIFSDDSWLNKAAVAGHGLAQRFECSIRDELKAGLLVPVLARHAQPFSGFCIYHPARRLQAPKLRAFVSFLRESCGFGPLA; encoded by the coding sequence GTGCCCACCAGCAGCCTGCAGGCGCTGGAGGCGGTGGCGCGCCTGCAAAGCTTCACGCGCGCGGGCGCGGCGCTGGGCGTGAGCACGGCGGCGGTGTCGCAGCACATCCGCGCGCTGGAATCGCGCGTGGGCGTGCGCCTGCTGGAGCGCACCAGCCGCCGCGTGCACACCACCGAAGCCGGGCAGCGCCTGCTGGACGAGGTCGGCCCCGCACTGGCCACGCTGTCGACCAGCCTGCAGCGGCTGGCGGCCGACCAGCACACGCCGTCCGGCCTGCTGCGCATCAACACCTCGCGCCTGGCAGCGCGCGTGTTCATCGAGCCGGTGCTGGACGCCTTCCTGGCGCGCTACCCGCTGATTCAGCTGGAGCTGTTTCTGGACGACACCTTCGCCGACCTGGTGCACGGCGGGTTTGACGCGGGCATTCGCCTGGGCGATTCGATTGCGCGGGACATGGTCGCCCTGCCGCTGGACCACGGCCAGCGCCGCATCACCGTGGCCAGCCCCGACTATCTGGCGCGCTGCGGCACACCGCGCCGCGCCGAAGATCTGCTGGCCCACCGCTGCATTCACTTTCGCATGCCGGGCAGCGGCCGCATCGAACCGTGGGTGCTGATGGTGGGCGGCAAGCCGGTGAAGGTGGAGGTGAATGCCGCGCTGATCTTCTCGGACGACAGCTGGCTGAACAAGGCCGCGGTGGCCGGCCACGGCCTGGCTCAGCGCTTTGAATGCAGCATCCGTGACGAGCTGAAAGCGGGCCTCTTGGTGCCCGTGCTGGCGCGCCACGCGCAGCCGTTTTCAGGGTTTTGCATCTACCACCCGGCGCGGCGCCTGCAAGCGCCCAAGCTGCGCGCCTTCGTGTCTTTTCTGCGAGAGTCTTGCGGGTTTGGGCCGCTGGCTTAG
- a CDS encoding YecA family protein: protein MSSQDTTPPDSPQDNSRAELDEASSATLDALEDVLDAVREAHPDTPQWEFCEGALTALLCTRRAVPQAEWLPFIFGRDAGDIFASPAQETTFLMGWQEREAQLRAALEAPVDSLEDEGALAPAVMDWRGLLASLPEPDRAEAAADQDGPPPALAQVWAQGFMAAVDRWSDDWAPPRDKEIAESMGDALACVDDLLDDDTAQPALNLYEPDAAPSVSEARFEAFGEALWAVYDLYAIAKSLGPRTGPIRNDDKVGRNDLCPCGSGKKYKKCHGA, encoded by the coding sequence ATGAGCAGCCAAGACACCACGCCCCCCGATTCGCCCCAAGATAACAGCCGCGCCGAGCTGGACGAAGCCAGCTCCGCCACGCTGGACGCGCTGGAAGACGTGCTGGACGCCGTGCGCGAAGCGCACCCCGACACGCCGCAGTGGGAATTTTGCGAAGGCGCGCTGACCGCCCTGCTGTGCACGCGCCGCGCGGTGCCGCAGGCCGAATGGCTGCCTTTCATCTTCGGCCGTGACGCGGGCGACATCTTCGCCAGCCCGGCGCAGGAAACCACCTTCCTCATGGGCTGGCAAGAGCGTGAAGCGCAACTGCGCGCCGCACTCGAAGCACCCGTGGATTCGCTGGAAGACGAAGGCGCACTGGCCCCGGCGGTGATGGACTGGCGCGGCCTGCTGGCCAGCCTGCCCGAGCCCGACCGCGCCGAAGCCGCCGCCGACCAGGACGGCCCGCCGCCCGCGCTGGCGCAGGTGTGGGCGCAAGGCTTCATGGCGGCGGTCGACCGCTGGTCCGACGACTGGGCGCCGCCGCGCGACAAGGAAATCGCCGAGTCGATGGGCGATGCGCTGGCCTGCGTGGACGACCTGCTGGACGACGACACCGCCCAACCCGCCCTGAACCTGTACGAACCCGACGCTGCGCCCAGCGTGAGCGAGGCCAGGTTTGAAGCCTTTGGCGAAGCCCTGTGGGCCGTGTACGACCTGTACGCCATCGCCAAAAGCCTGGGCCCGCGCACCGGCCCGATCCGCAACGACGACAAGGTCGGCCGCAACGACCTGTGCCCTTGCGGCAGCGGCAAGAAGTACAAGAAGTGCCACGGCGCGTGA
- a CDS encoding 2-dehydropantoate 2-reductase, whose product MFQNICIYGAGAIGGWLGAGLVGAGHAVNVVARGATLAALRANGLRLREGSGADERERAFPVHATDQPAELGVQDLVIVSVKAPAMADVARGIGPLIGPNTVVLTAMNGVPWWFLQGFGGAAQGRTLQSVDAGGAIARAMGAQHVVGCVVHASCSLDGPGIVRHRMGNGLIVGEPSGADTPRLQALAALLGGAGFDVTVSPQIQRDVWFKLWGNMTMNPVCAMTGATSDRVLDDELVRGFVTAVMLEAREIGARIGAPIEQTPEDRHVITRKLGAMKPSMLQDVEAGRAVELDALVAAVRELGQITGVPTPYTDALLGLARLHAQVRGLY is encoded by the coding sequence TTGTTCCAAAATATCTGTATCTACGGCGCGGGTGCCATCGGTGGCTGGCTGGGCGCGGGCCTGGTGGGCGCGGGCCATGCGGTGAACGTGGTGGCGCGCGGCGCCACGCTGGCGGCGTTGCGGGCAAACGGCCTGCGGCTGCGCGAAGGCAGCGGCGCGGATGAGCGTGAGCGCGCCTTTCCCGTCCACGCCACCGACCAGCCTGCCGAGCTGGGCGTGCAGGACCTGGTCATCGTCTCGGTCAAGGCGCCCGCCATGGCCGACGTGGCGCGCGGCATCGGCCCGCTGATCGGCCCGAACACCGTGGTGCTGACGGCGATGAACGGCGTGCCGTGGTGGTTTCTGCAGGGCTTTGGCGGCGCGGCCCAGGGGCGCACGCTGCAGTCGGTGGATGCGGGCGGTGCCATTGCGCGGGCCATGGGCGCGCAGCACGTGGTGGGCTGCGTGGTGCACGCCAGCTGCTCGCTGGACGGCCCTGGCATCGTGCGCCACCGCATGGGCAACGGGCTGATCGTGGGCGAGCCATCCGGCGCCGACACGCCCCGCCTGCAGGCGCTGGCGGCGCTGCTGGGTGGCGCGGGTTTTGACGTGACCGTGTCGCCGCAGATCCAGCGCGACGTGTGGTTCAAGCTGTGGGGCAACATGACGATGAACCCCGTCTGCGCCATGACCGGGGCCACGTCCGACCGCGTGCTGGACGACGAACTGGTGCGCGGCTTTGTCACCGCCGTGATGCTGGAGGCGCGCGAGATCGGCGCGCGCATCGGCGCGCCGATCGAGCAGACGCCCGAAGACCGCCACGTGATCACCCGCAAGCTGGGCGCGATGAAACCGTCGATGCTGCAAGACGTGGAAGCCGGGCGCGCGGTAGAGCTGGATGCGCTGGTCGCCGCCGTCCGCGAGCTGGGCCAGATCACCGGCGTGCCCACGCCCTACACCGACGCGCTGCTGGGCCTGGCGCGCCTGCACGCCCAGGTGCGCGGGCTGTACTGA
- a CDS encoding class II aldolase/adducin family protein, producing MHSDERAARLQLAACYRVFALLGWTEMIYNHITLRLPDSVTGGEKHFLINPFGLHYTEVTASNLVKVNLAGEVLDGSRHPINPAGYVLHSTIHAGIQGAHCVMHTHTTAGVAVASLASGLSQSNFYSAQLHGMVATHDFEGITLHAEEGPRVLASIGGRQAVILRNHGLLSWGQTLPQAFAVLWTLQRACEIQLATQSMGAPLPVPDDVAARCTRDSLQFDPRHGAGQDVFNALVRQVDRIDDSYKN from the coding sequence ATGCACTCGGACGAACGCGCCGCGCGCCTGCAACTGGCCGCCTGCTACCGCGTCTTTGCCCTGCTGGGCTGGACGGAGATGATCTACAACCACATCACGCTGCGCCTGCCGGACAGCGTGACGGGTGGAGAAAAGCACTTCCTGATCAACCCCTTCGGCCTGCACTACACCGAGGTGACGGCCAGCAACCTGGTCAAGGTGAACCTGGCGGGCGAGGTGCTGGACGGCTCGCGCCACCCCATCAACCCGGCCGGTTACGTGCTGCACAGCACGATCCACGCGGGCATCCAAGGCGCGCACTGCGTGATGCACACGCACACCACGGCGGGCGTGGCCGTGGCGTCGCTGGCCAGTGGCTTGTCGCAAAGCAACTTCTACAGCGCGCAGCTGCACGGCATGGTGGCCACGCACGACTTTGAAGGCATCACCCTCCATGCCGAAGAAGGGCCGCGCGTGCTGGCGTCGATAGGCGGGCGCCAGGCGGTCATCCTGCGCAACCACGGCCTGCTGAGCTGGGGCCAGACGCTGCCGCAGGCCTTTGCCGTGCTGTGGACGCTGCAGCGCGCGTGCGAGATTCAGCTGGCCACGCAAAGCATGGGCGCACCGCTGCCTGTGCCGGACGACGTGGCCGCGCGGTGCACGCGCGATTCGCTGCAGTTTGACCCGCGCCACGGCGCCGGGCAGGACGTGTTCAACGCGCTGGTGCGGCAGGTCGATCGCATCGACGACAGCTATAAAAACTGA
- a CDS encoding nuclear transport factor 2 family protein, translated as MKRTPLVALAAASAAALLTACATHSAKSPTASAEANRQAVLAFYEKGLNQKDADAALQYVGDRYVQHNPNAADGREGFRQYVAMLREKFPQSHSEIKRSFVDGDYVILHVHAVRDPGTRGNAIVDIFRLENGKIAEHWDVTQPVPEKTASGNSMF; from the coding sequence GTGAAACGTACCCCCCTCGTCGCCTTGGCCGCTGCAAGCGCCGCCGCGCTGCTGACCGCCTGCGCAACCCACAGCGCCAAAAGCCCCACCGCATCCGCCGAAGCCAATCGCCAGGCGGTGCTGGCCTTTTATGAAAAAGGCCTGAACCAGAAAGACGCCGATGCCGCCCTGCAGTACGTGGGCGACCGCTACGTGCAGCACAACCCCAATGCGGCGGACGGGCGGGAAGGCTTTCGCCAGTACGTGGCCATGCTGCGCGAGAAATTCCCGCAGTCGCACAGCGAGATCAAGCGCAGTTTCGTTGATGGCGACTACGTGATCCTGCATGTGCACGCGGTGCGCGACCCGGGCACGCGCGGCAACGCCATCGTCGACATCTTCCGCCTGGAAAACGGCAAGATCGCCGAGCATTGGGACGTGACGCAGCCCGTCCCCGAAAAGACCGCCAGCGGCAATTCCATGTTCTAG
- a CDS encoding HpcH/HpaI aldolase family protein, which produces MKTPHNTFKQAMADGRTQIGLWAALASPYSTELLAGVGYDWLLIDGEHAPNDVRSVLGQLQAVASAQLALGDARSHPVVRVPLGTGEAGTAIIKQYLDIGAQTLLVPMVDTPEQAAQVVAACRYAPAGVRGMGSALSRASRWQTHTQYVHEANEQVCVLVQAETVTAMAHLDAMAATPGVDGVFIGPADLSASMGYPGNAAHPEVQAVIEQGIARILKAGKAPGILATSEAQARKWLAAGARFVAVGADTMLLASGARELLGKYKTDPAAAAPADRSY; this is translated from the coding sequence ATGAAAACCCCGCACAACACCTTCAAGCAAGCCATGGCCGATGGCCGCACCCAGATCGGCCTGTGGGCCGCGCTGGCCAGCCCGTACAGCACCGAGCTGCTGGCCGGCGTGGGCTACGACTGGCTGCTGATCGACGGCGAACACGCCCCCAACGACGTGCGCAGCGTGCTGGGGCAGCTGCAGGCGGTGGCCAGCGCGCAGCTGGCGCTGGGCGACGCGCGATCCCACCCCGTGGTGCGCGTGCCGCTGGGCACGGGCGAGGCGGGCACCGCCATCATCAAGCAGTACCTGGACATCGGCGCGCAGACGCTGCTGGTGCCCATGGTCGACACGCCCGAGCAGGCCGCGCAGGTGGTGGCCGCGTGCCGCTACGCACCGGCCGGTGTGCGCGGCATGGGCAGTGCGCTGTCGCGCGCGTCGCGCTGGCAGACCCACACCCAGTACGTGCACGAGGCGAACGAGCAGGTCTGCGTGCTGGTGCAGGCCGAAACCGTCACCGCCATGGCCCACCTGGACGCCATGGCCGCCACGCCCGGCGTGGACGGGGTCTTCATCGGTCCGGCAGACCTGAGCGCCAGCATGGGCTACCCGGGCAACGCGGCCCACCCCGAGGTGCAGGCCGTCATCGAACAAGGCATTGCCCGCATCCTGAAGGCGGGCAAGGCGCCCGGCATTCTGGCCACCAGCGAAGCGCAGGCGCGCAAGTGGCTGGCGGCGGGTGCGCGCTTCGTCGCCGTGGGGGCCGACACCATGCTGCTGGCCAGCGGGGCCCGCGAACTGCTGGGCAAGTACAAGACCGACCCTGCTGCAGCGGCGCCTGCGGACCGCAGCTACTGA
- the hpaH gene encoding 2-oxo-hept-4-ene-1,7-dioate hydratase, with product MLTDDQIQQLADELHTSEATRVQVEHFSKRFPGMTVQDGYRVSRAWVARQLAEGRQIIGHKIGLTSRAMQISSQIDEPDYGTLLDSMLFTCAPGQVLSIPASRFIAPRVEVELAFVLKADLKGPDVGVEQVLAATDYVTPAIEIIDARVEQFDRHTKLMRKVFDTISDNAANAGIVVGAGRADARSTNRPWVGAILRQNGMVEETGLAAGVQGDPAIGIAWLANKLAPWGESLKAGQIVLAGSFTRPVAAKAGDEFEADYGPLGCLAFRFT from the coding sequence ATGCTCACCGACGACCAGATCCAGCAGCTTGCCGATGAGCTGCACACCAGCGAAGCCACCCGCGTGCAGGTGGAGCATTTCTCCAAGCGCTTTCCCGGCATGACGGTGCAAGACGGCTACCGCGTCAGCCGCGCCTGGGTGGCGCGCCAGTTGGCTGAGGGGCGGCAAATCATCGGCCACAAGATCGGCCTGACCAGCCGCGCCATGCAGATCAGCAGCCAGATCGACGAGCCGGACTACGGCACCCTGCTCGACAGCATGCTGTTCACGTGCGCGCCGGGCCAGGTGCTGAGCATTCCGGCCAGCCGCTTCATCGCCCCGCGGGTGGAGGTGGAGCTGGCCTTCGTGCTGAAGGCCGACCTGAAAGGGCCCGACGTGGGCGTAGAGCAAGTGCTGGCAGCTACCGACTACGTCACCCCCGCCATCGAGATCATCGACGCGCGCGTCGAACAGTTCGACCGCCACACCAAGCTCATGCGCAAGGTGTTCGACACCATCAGCGACAACGCGGCCAACGCGGGCATCGTCGTGGGCGCGGGCCGCGCCGATGCGCGCAGCACCAACCGCCCCTGGGTTGGCGCCATCCTGCGGCAGAACGGCATGGTGGAAGAAACGGGCCTGGCCGCCGGCGTGCAGGGCGACCCGGCCATCGGCATCGCCTGGCTGGCCAACAAGCTCGCCCCCTGGGGCGAATCGCTCAAGGCAGGGCAGATCGTGCTGGCGGGCTCCTTCACGCGGCCCGTGGCGGCCAAGGCGGGCGATGAGTTCGAGGCAGACTATGGGCCGCTGGGCTGCCTGGCTTTCCGATTCACCTGA
- a CDS encoding 5-carboxymethyl-2-hydroxymuconate Delta-isomerase — translation MPHLVILYTANLDAVVDMPALCRELADTMLSVREEGGQPVFPPGGTRVLAYPAPHFAVGDGGAAGRAAGAGKTGVSTDDPGEYGFMYLNLRMGGGRSDATQNRAGGALLACAKARLEPVMATRHIGLTVQVDVGAEVFDGKHSTLHPLFKKT, via the coding sequence ATGCCGCACCTCGTCATCCTGTACACCGCCAACCTCGACGCCGTGGTCGACATGCCCGCGCTGTGCCGCGAGCTGGCCGACACCATGCTCAGCGTGCGCGAAGAGGGCGGCCAGCCCGTCTTTCCGCCCGGTGGCACGCGCGTGCTGGCCTACCCCGCGCCGCACTTTGCCGTGGGCGACGGCGGTGCGGCCGGGCGCGCGGCGGGCGCGGGAAAGACAGGCGTATCCACCGACGACCCGGGCGAGTACGGCTTCATGTACTTGAACCTGCGCATGGGCGGCGGGCGCAGCGATGCTACACAAAACAGAGCTGGCGGCGCACTGCTGGCCTGCGCAAAAGCCCGATTGGAGCCTGTGATGGCCACGCGCCACATCGGCCTGACCGTGCAGGTGGACGTGGGCGCAGAGGTGTTCGATGGCAAGCACAGCACCCTGCATCCCTTGTTTAAAAAGACCTGA
- the hpaD gene encoding 3,4-dihydroxyphenylacetate 2,3-dioxygenase translates to MGTLALAAKITHVPSMYLSELPGPRQGTRQDAIDGHREIGRRCRELGVDTIVVFDTHWLVNAGYHLNCAPHWQGTYTSNELPHFISNLPYACPSNPELGRLLAKVCNEHGVETLAHDSTTLGPEYGTLVPMRYMNADQHFKAICVSALCTSHYLNDSARLGWAMREAVEKHYDGTVAFLASGSLSHRFAQNGLAPEFAFKVWSPLLERLDHEVVRMWQNGEWADFCAMLPEYASKGHGEGFMHDTAMLLGALGWSAYDGRVEVVTPYFGASGTGQINAIFPVTPQDGSAVPPPEASRAQAFKAFPRL, encoded by the coding sequence ATGGGAACCCTCGCCCTTGCCGCCAAGATCACCCACGTGCCCAGCATGTACCTGAGCGAGTTGCCCGGCCCGCGCCAGGGCACGCGGCAGGACGCCATCGATGGCCACCGCGAGATCGGCCGCCGCTGCCGCGAGCTGGGGGTGGACACCATCGTCGTGTTCGATACGCACTGGCTCGTCAACGCGGGCTACCACCTGAACTGCGCGCCCCACTGGCAGGGCACCTACACCAGCAACGAGCTGCCGCACTTCATCAGCAACCTGCCGTACGCCTGCCCCAGCAACCCCGAGCTGGGGCGCCTGCTGGCCAAGGTCTGCAACGAACACGGCGTGGAAACCCTGGCGCACGACAGCACCACGCTGGGCCCCGAATACGGCACCCTGGTGCCGATGCGCTACATGAATGCCGACCAGCACTTCAAGGCCATCTGCGTATCGGCGCTGTGCACCAGCCACTATCTGAACGATAGCGCTCGATTGGGCTGGGCCATGCGCGAGGCGGTGGAAAAGCACTACGACGGCACCGTGGCCTTCCTGGCCAGCGGCTCGCTGTCGCACCGCTTTGCGCAGAACGGGCTGGCGCCCGAATTCGCCTTCAAGGTCTGGAGCCCGCTGCTTGAGCGGCTCGACCACGAGGTGGTGCGCATGTGGCAAAACGGCGAATGGGCCGACTTCTGCGCCATGCTGCCCGAGTACGCCAGCAAGGGCCACGGAGAGGGCTTCATGCACGACACCGCCATGCTGCTGGGCGCTTTGGGCTGGTCGGCCTACGACGGGCGGGTGGAGGTGGTCACGCCGTACTTTGGCGCGTCGGGCACGGGGCAGATCAACGCCATCTTTCCCGTTACGCCGCAAGACGGCAGCGCCGTGCCGCCGCCCGAGGCTTCGCGCGCCCAGGCTTTCAAGGCCTTTCCACGACTCTGA
- a CDS encoding Bug family tripartite tricarboxylate transporter substrate binding protein: MPTPDPHRRRLLQAGAALSLAPWLGTATAQDWPSRPVRIVVPFTPGGTTDFVTRLVGVELAKAIGQPVLVENKPGAGTVIGVDNVAKSAPDGYSLVTVANSFCVNATLLKKLPYDTLKDLRPVALMGMSEHVLAAHPGNGLKSVADIVAQAKAGKPLSYASFGQGTSAHLAGETLKLALNTPNIVHVPYKGQAPALADLLGGQVSMMFGNWPEFRSHIQQGKLVALGMATAKRSVYAPDIPTLAEQGAKVESNSWNGLLAPAAVPDAVVQRLNQAVNKALRQPTVVEAFRTGGIADKSGTPAEFTTFIRSEIDRYADVIRKAGITSQA; encoded by the coding sequence ATGCCAACCCCAGACCCCCATCGCCGCCGGCTGTTGCAGGCCGGCGCCGCGCTCAGCCTGGCGCCCTGGCTGGGCACCGCCACGGCGCAAGACTGGCCCAGCCGGCCGGTGCGCATCGTCGTGCCCTTCACGCCAGGGGGCACGACCGATTTCGTCACGCGGCTGGTCGGCGTTGAGCTGGCCAAGGCCATCGGCCAGCCGGTGCTGGTAGAAAACAAGCCCGGCGCCGGCACCGTGATCGGCGTGGACAACGTGGCCAAGTCCGCCCCGGATGGCTACAGCCTGGTCACCGTGGCCAACAGCTTCTGCGTGAACGCCACGCTGCTGAAAAAGCTGCCCTACGACACGCTGAAAGACCTGCGGCCCGTCGCGCTGATGGGCATGTCCGAACACGTGCTGGCCGCGCACCCCGGCAATGGCCTGAAAAGCGTGGCCGACATCGTCGCGCAGGCCAAGGCGGGCAAGCCGCTCAGCTACGCGTCGTTCGGGCAGGGCACCTCGGCCCACCTGGCCGGTGAAACGCTGAAGCTGGCGCTGAACACGCCCAACATCGTGCATGTGCCCTACAAGGGCCAGGCGCCTGCGCTGGCGGATCTGCTGGGCGGCCAGGTCAGCATGATGTTCGGCAACTGGCCGGAATTTCGCAGCCACATCCAGCAGGGCAAGCTGGTGGCGCTGGGCATGGCCACGGCCAAGCGGTCGGTGTACGCGCCAGACATTCCCACGCTGGCCGAACAAGGCGCCAAGGTCGAATCCAATTCATGGAACGGCCTGCTGGCGCCCGCCGCCGTACCCGACGCGGTGGTGCAGCGCCTGAACCAGGCGGTGAACAAGGCCCTGCGCCAGCCCACGGTGGTCGAGGCGTTTCGCACCGGCGGCATCGCCGACAAATCCGGCACGCCCGCCGAGTTCACCACTTTCATCCGCAGCGAAATCGACCGGTACGCCGACGTGATTCGCAAAGCGGGCATCACTTCGCAAGCGTGA
- the hpaE gene encoding 5-carboxymethyl-2-hydroxymuconate semialdehyde dehydrogenase has product MKIDHLINGKPVAGDTYFETVNPATQAVLAEVAAGGADQVNAAVAAAKDAFPAWAGLPATERAKKVRALGELIAQHVPELAKTETDDTGQTISQTGKQLVPRAADNFSYFAEMCTRVDGHTYPTPTHLNYTLFAPVGVCALISPWNVPFMTATWKVAPCLAFGNTAVLKMSELSPLTAARLGELALQAGIPPGVLNVVHGYGKEVGEPLCAHPDVRAISFTGSTATGNRIVRTAGLKKFSMELGGKSPFVVFEDADLDRALDAAVFMIFSNNGERCTAGSRILVQQSIYADFAAKFAERAKRITVGDPQDERTLIGPMISQGHLAKVRSYIELGPKEGATLLCGGLDRPSYAPELPAHVAQGNYVWPTVFADVDNRMRIAQEEIFGPVACLIPFKDEADAIRQANDIDYGLSSYVWTENLGRAHRVAAAIEAGMCFVNSQNVRDLRQPFGGTKASGTGREGGTWSYEVFLEPKNVAVSLGGHHIPHWGV; this is encoded by the coding sequence ATGAAAATTGATCACCTCATCAACGGCAAGCCGGTCGCTGGCGACACCTACTTCGAAACCGTGAACCCCGCCACGCAGGCGGTGCTCGCCGAGGTGGCCGCCGGTGGCGCAGACCAGGTCAACGCTGCCGTGGCCGCCGCCAAAGACGCCTTTCCTGCCTGGGCCGGCCTGCCTGCCACCGAGCGCGCCAAGAAAGTGCGTGCCCTCGGCGAACTCATCGCCCAACATGTGCCTGAACTGGCCAAGACCGAGACCGACGACACCGGGCAAACCATCAGTCAGACGGGCAAGCAGCTGGTGCCGCGCGCGGCCGACAACTTCAGCTATTTCGCCGAGATGTGCACGCGGGTGGACGGCCACACCTACCCCACGCCGACGCACCTGAACTACACGCTGTTCGCGCCCGTAGGCGTGTGCGCCCTCATCAGCCCGTGGAACGTGCCCTTCATGACCGCCACGTGGAAGGTGGCCCCCTGCCTGGCCTTCGGCAACACGGCGGTGTTGAAGATGAGCGAGCTCAGCCCCCTCACGGCGGCGCGCCTGGGCGAGCTGGCGCTGCAAGCCGGCATCCCGCCCGGCGTGCTGAACGTGGTGCACGGCTACGGCAAGGAGGTGGGCGAGCCGCTGTGCGCGCATCCCGACGTGCGCGCCATCAGCTTCACCGGCAGCACCGCCACCGGCAACCGCATCGTGCGCACGGCTGGGTTGAAAAAATTCAGCATGGAGCTGGGCGGCAAAAGCCCCTTCGTGGTCTTTGAAGACGCCGACCTCGACCGCGCGCTGGACGCCGCCGTGTTCATGATCTTCAGCAACAACGGCGAACGCTGCACCGCGGGCAGCCGCATTCTGGTGCAACAGAGCATCTACGCCGACTTCGCGGCGAAGTTTGCGGAGCGCGCCAAGCGCATCACCGTGGGCGACCCGCAGGACGAGCGGACCCTCATCGGCCCGATGATCAGCCAAGGCCACCTGGCCAAGGTGCGCAGCTACATCGAGCTGGGGCCGAAGGAAGGCGCCACGCTGCTGTGCGGCGGGCTGGACCGGCCCAGCTACGCACCCGAATTGCCCGCCCACGTGGCCCAGGGCAACTACGTCTGGCCCACCGTGTTCGCCGACGTGGACAACCGCATGAGGATTGCGCAGGAAGAAATCTTCGGCCCCGTGGCCTGCCTGATCCCGTTCAAGGACGAGGCCGACGCGATCCGCCAGGCCAACGACATCGACTACGGCCTGTCCAGCTACGTGTGGACCGAGAACCTTGGTCGAGCCCACCGCGTGGCCGCCGCCATCGAAGCGGGCATGTGCTTTGTCAACAGCCAGAACGTGCGCGATTTGCGCCAGCCCTTCGGTGGCACCAAGGCCAGCGGCACCGGGCGCGAAGGCGGCACCTGGAGCTACGAGGTGTTCCTGGAGCCGAAAAACGTGGCCGTGTCGCTGGGCGGCCACCACATACCGCACTGGGGCGTGTAA
- a CDS encoding fumarylacetoacetate hydrolase family protein gives MKHARIAWAGALHDAIESDGQLELLTPAFRGQRVGFDDVVWLPPLAPTPPHRPRTVLALGLNYADHAKELAFKPPEEPLAFAKGAASLIGHRARTVRPAGVKNMHYECELAVVIGREARRVRKADAYDFVRGYTVANDFAIRDYLENWYRPNLRVKNRDTCTPIGPWLVDAADVHQLSGGPMALKLQTTVNGQVTQQGSTADMVFDVPTLIEYFSSFMTLYPGDVILTGTPDGVVDCPVGAEVVCSVQGIGELQTTMVSEPNRAPAPAP, from the coding sequence ATGAAGCACGCCCGCATCGCCTGGGCTGGGGCCCTGCATGACGCGATCGAAAGCGATGGCCAGCTGGAGCTGCTTACCCCCGCGTTCCGCGGCCAGCGCGTCGGGTTTGACGACGTTGTCTGGCTGCCCCCGCTGGCGCCCACGCCGCCGCACCGTCCGCGCACCGTGCTGGCGCTGGGCCTGAACTACGCCGATCACGCCAAAGAGCTGGCCTTCAAGCCGCCCGAAGAACCTCTGGCCTTTGCCAAGGGTGCCGCATCGCTCATCGGCCACCGCGCACGCACCGTGCGCCCGGCGGGCGTGAAGAACATGCACTACGAATGCGAGCTGGCCGTGGTCATCGGCCGCGAAGCCCGGCGCGTGAGAAAGGCCGACGCCTACGACTTTGTGCGCGGCTACACCGTCGCCAACGACTTCGCCATCCGCGACTACCTGGAGAACTGGTACCGCCCCAACCTGCGCGTGAAGAACCGCGACACCTGCACGCCCATCGGCCCCTGGCTGGTGGACGCGGCCGACGTGCACCAACTCAGCGGCGGGCCCATGGCCCTGAAGCTGCAAACCACCGTCAATGGCCAGGTCACCCAGCAGGGCAGCACCGCCGACATGGTCTTCGACGTGCCCACGCTGATCGAATACTTCAGCAGCTTCATGACGCTGTACCCCGGCGATGTGATCCTGACCGGCACGCCCGACGGCGTGGTGGACTGCCCCGTGGGCGCCGAAGTGGTGTGCAGCGTGCAAGGCATTGGCGAGCTGCAGACCACCATGGTTTCTGAACCCAACAGGGCGCCAGCGCCCGCCCCATAA